One genomic window of Flexivirga oryzae includes the following:
- a CDS encoding shikimate dehydrogenase has translation MTQQTSFVLGLVGAGIGASLTPAMQEHEGSACGLNLTYRRIDAGIEGFTSADLPEVLGWARRLGFDGLNITHPFKQAVIPLLDELTDDAHDLGAVNTVLMRDGRLVGTNTDWSGYGQAFRRELPDAVHDRVVLVGAGGAGSAVGYALLHQGAEHVSVVDVDRERADGCVTRLAKVFGDERVAVAGDVAGALADAQGLVNATPIGMLGHEGMPIAADLLRPDLWVSDVIYFPLHTELVERARELGCRVLPGGGMAVFQAADAFAHFTGRTPDADRMIQYFSELTAL, from the coding sequence ATGACGCAACAGACTTCTTTCGTGCTGGGCCTGGTCGGCGCCGGCATCGGAGCCTCACTCACTCCGGCGATGCAGGAGCACGAGGGTTCGGCGTGCGGGCTGAACCTCACTTACCGTCGCATCGACGCCGGCATCGAGGGTTTCACCAGCGCCGACCTGCCCGAGGTCCTCGGCTGGGCCCGGCGGCTCGGTTTCGACGGGCTCAACATCACGCACCCGTTCAAGCAGGCCGTCATACCGCTGCTCGACGAGCTCACCGATGACGCCCACGACCTGGGCGCCGTCAACACCGTCCTGATGCGGGACGGACGGCTCGTCGGGACCAACACCGACTGGTCCGGGTACGGGCAGGCGTTCCGGCGGGAGCTGCCGGACGCGGTCCACGACCGCGTCGTGCTGGTCGGCGCCGGCGGCGCCGGCTCGGCGGTCGGGTACGCCCTGTTGCACCAGGGCGCGGAGCACGTGAGCGTCGTCGACGTCGACCGGGAGCGCGCCGACGGGTGCGTGACCCGCCTGGCCAAGGTGTTCGGTGACGAGCGGGTTGCTGTCGCCGGTGACGTCGCCGGGGCGCTGGCCGACGCACAGGGGCTGGTGAATGCGACGCCGATCGGCATGCTCGGCCACGAGGGTATGCCGATCGCGGCCGACCTGCTGCGCCCCGACCTGTGGGTGTCGGACGTGATCTACTTCCCGCTGCACACCGAACTGGTCGAACGTGCAAGGGAACTCGGCTGCCGGGTCCTTCCCGGCGGCGGCATGGCGGTGTTCCAGGCGGCCGATGCGTTCGCGCACTTCACCGGCCGCACCCCGGACGCGGACCGGATGATCCAGTACTTCAGCGAGCTGACCGCGCTGTGA
- a CDS encoding sugar phosphate isomerase/epimerase and 4-hydroxyphenylpyruvate domain-containing protein, protein MSALRKGIATVSLSGLLPEKLATIAAAGFDGVEIFDNDLIASPLHPSEVAARCADLGLTVDLFQPVRDVEGVPPEGFRRVLHRLERKFEIAQQLGAPVVLACSNVSPDAVDGPALRAAQLHRIGELAQEHGLVVAYEALAWGRHVNRVWQSWTAVQDADHLAVTLAVDTFHLLARGDDAAALDGIPGDRIGFLQVADAPMLDMNVLEWSRHFRCFPGQGTLDVAGVVAATLAAGYAGPVSLEVFSDVVRQAPPTVTARDAMRSLLFLEDQLTGALPAVAAQEAAFVELAAPPDDPQVKGTLEALGFRLAGVHRTKPVTWWRNGGASLVLNGQETGHGRPQALGLVAPSVAAVQTRAAALDWPQLQRTRGADESALPGITAPSGVHVFVSAPAGAPDDWRSDFRADTSLGDSGWLGLDHVGITVPPDRLDEETAFYRILLGLRPGSLQEFIQPHGRLQSRTLRPASGGLRIVLNVSQGDGASAGARGITQLAFGCADAAREVGRLRAAGVALMPVPDNYYDDLDAAFDLDPQFLGLLRDHRLLYDADARGGELLHAYTMPCEDGFFVEILERRGGYDGYGARNTHVRLAAQAAA, encoded by the coding sequence GTGAGCGCGCTGCGCAAGGGCATCGCCACGGTGTCGCTGAGTGGGCTGCTCCCCGAGAAGTTGGCCACCATCGCGGCGGCCGGCTTCGACGGGGTGGAGATCTTCGACAACGACCTGATCGCGTCACCGCTGCATCCTTCGGAGGTCGCGGCACGGTGTGCCGACCTGGGGCTCACGGTGGACCTCTTCCAGCCGGTGCGGGACGTGGAAGGAGTGCCGCCCGAGGGGTTCCGCCGGGTCCTGCACCGTCTGGAGCGCAAGTTCGAGATAGCGCAACAACTCGGGGCACCGGTCGTGCTGGCCTGCTCGAACGTCTCGCCGGACGCCGTCGACGGTCCCGCGCTGCGCGCTGCACAACTGCACCGGATCGGCGAACTCGCGCAGGAACACGGACTGGTCGTCGCCTACGAGGCGCTCGCCTGGGGCCGGCACGTCAACCGGGTCTGGCAGTCCTGGACCGCGGTGCAGGACGCGGATCACCTGGCGGTCACACTCGCGGTGGACACCTTCCATCTGCTCGCCCGCGGGGACGACGCGGCAGCGCTGGACGGCATACCCGGCGACCGGATCGGCTTCCTGCAGGTCGCCGACGCACCGATGCTCGACATGAACGTGCTGGAGTGGTCGCGCCACTTCCGCTGCTTCCCGGGCCAGGGCACGCTCGACGTCGCCGGTGTCGTGGCTGCCACGCTCGCGGCAGGGTATGCCGGGCCGGTCTCGCTCGAGGTGTTCAGCGACGTGGTCCGGCAGGCGCCCCCGACGGTGACGGCACGGGACGCGATGCGTTCCTTGTTGTTCCTGGAGGATCAGCTGACCGGTGCGTTGCCCGCCGTGGCCGCGCAGGAAGCCGCCTTCGTGGAACTGGCGGCGCCGCCGGACGATCCGCAGGTGAAAGGAACGTTGGAAGCACTCGGTTTCCGGCTGGCCGGGGTCCATCGGACCAAGCCGGTCACCTGGTGGCGCAACGGCGGGGCGTCGCTGGTGCTCAACGGCCAGGAGACCGGCCACGGTCGGCCGCAGGCGCTCGGACTGGTCGCGCCCTCGGTGGCCGCGGTGCAGACGCGGGCCGCAGCACTCGACTGGCCGCAGTTGCAGCGCACCCGAGGCGCCGACGAGTCGGCCCTGCCGGGCATCACGGCACCGAGCGGTGTGCATGTCTTCGTCAGCGCCCCGGCCGGTGCACCGGACGACTGGCGCTCGGACTTCCGCGCCGACACCTCGCTCGGCGACAGCGGCTGGCTCGGGCTGGACCACGTCGGCATCACCGTGCCGCCCGACCGGCTCGACGAGGAGACCGCCTTCTACCGCATCCTGCTCGGGCTGCGTCCCGGCTCCCTGCAGGAGTTCATCCAGCCGCACGGACGGTTGCAGAGCAGGACGCTGCGGCCCGCCAGCGGCGGCCTGCGCATCGTGCTCAACGTGTCACAGGGTGACGGGGCATCGGCCGGAGCACGCGGCATCACCCAGTTGGCGTTCGGGTGCGCCGACGCGGCCCGGGAGGTGGGCCGCCTCCGCGCCGCGGGAGTGGCGTTGATGCCCGTCCCGGACAACTACTACGACGACCTGGACGCCGCGTTCGACCTGGACCCGCAGTTCCTCGGGCTGCTGCGGGACCACCGGTTGCTCTACGACGCGGACGCGCGCGGCGGCGAACTCCTGCACGCGTACACGATGCCCTGCGAGGACGGCTTCTTCGTCGAGATCCTCGAACGCAGAGGCGGTTACGACGGGTATGGCGCCCGCAACACGCACGTCCGCCTTGCCGCGCAAGCGGCTGCGTGA
- a CDS encoding SigE family RNA polymerase sigma factor, translating to MTTSDFASFVERETAGLRKLATSLTGNRTDADDLLQETFTKTFVSWRKVRSATAPSAYVRRMMVHTFLSGRRRRASSEIVSPFDNDELTSPDPAEAYVQHHALLAQVRRLPERQRAIVVLRFMEDLPVGEVASIMRMREGAVRTACHRALAELREAAAANTDLGDSRATRTQSSYAI from the coding sequence GTGACGACAAGCGATTTCGCGTCCTTCGTGGAGCGGGAGACCGCGGGTTTACGCAAGTTGGCGACCTCGCTGACCGGCAACCGCACCGACGCGGACGATCTGTTGCAGGAGACCTTCACCAAGACGTTCGTGTCCTGGCGCAAGGTCCGGTCCGCAACCGCTCCCTCGGCGTACGTGCGACGGATGATGGTGCACACCTTCCTGTCCGGGCGGCGTCGCCGGGCATCCTCCGAGATCGTCAGCCCGTTCGACAACGACGAGCTGACCAGCCCGGATCCGGCCGAGGCGTATGTGCAACACCACGCCCTGCTCGCGCAGGTCCGTCGCCTGCCCGAGCGGCAGCGCGCCATCGTCGTGCTGCGCTTCATGGAGGATCTTCCGGTCGGCGAGGTCGCCTCGATCATGCGGATGCGCGAGGGTGCCGTGCGCACGGCATGCCACCGGGCCCTCGCCGAACTGCGTGAAGCTGCGGCGGCGAACACCGACCTCGGGGACTCACGCGCGACGAGAACTCAGTCGTCCTACGCGATCTGA
- a CDS encoding MFS transporter: protein MTTQHTVRRPGRHTSSETVTAQPLRGTATAGPVPLITLLAGVFVVVLDFFIVNVALPSMQHDLHTDDTGIEWVIAGFGLTYGGLLLAGARAGDRWGRRRIFATGVLLFTLASAACGLAPSIGTLTGARIAQGIGGALITPMVLALIGDIYTGPARARAIGAYSTAMGIAAASGQLIGGALIQLDLLGVGWRSIFLVNVPIGVAILALVRRLPGTRADHPPKLDVAEMALSVAALTTLLLPLLEGRRLGWPSWTWACLAASVLCTALLVVRCRVLLRRADDPMLGAVLRGSPAVRNGLIMQVALFLGMASYFLVLAVYLQGGRGLSALGSGAMFTFLAVAYLVGTAQAERLVARFGRRAVAVGAATSLLGHLATAFVVVDLPAAGVLWLAPGLVLTGLGMGVSLTSQIAAIMSSVQPAEAGSLSGTLSAVQQVGNTVGVALIGIVFFGAMDRGPRVALEHGLAYLVAVTALLGLLAMLPAQIRRR from the coding sequence ATGACAACACAACACACGGTGCGTCGCCCCGGTCGCCATACCTCATCCGAAACCGTTACCGCACAACCACTTCGGGGTACGGCGACGGCCGGCCCGGTGCCGCTCATCACGTTGTTGGCCGGCGTCTTCGTGGTCGTGCTGGACTTCTTCATCGTCAACGTCGCGCTGCCGTCGATGCAACACGACCTGCACACCGACGACACCGGCATCGAGTGGGTGATCGCCGGGTTCGGGCTCACGTACGGCGGCCTGCTGCTCGCCGGCGCCCGGGCCGGTGACCGATGGGGCCGCCGCCGGATCTTCGCCACCGGAGTGCTCCTCTTCACGCTCGCGTCGGCGGCGTGTGGCCTGGCCCCGTCGATCGGCACCCTCACCGGCGCCCGCATCGCGCAGGGCATCGGCGGCGCGCTGATCACCCCGATGGTGCTGGCGCTCATCGGCGACATCTACACCGGGCCGGCGCGGGCCCGCGCCATCGGCGCCTACTCCACCGCGATGGGTATCGCTGCGGCGAGCGGACAGCTCATCGGCGGCGCGCTCATCCAGCTCGACCTCCTCGGTGTGGGCTGGCGCTCGATCTTCCTGGTCAACGTGCCGATCGGCGTCGCCATACTCGCGCTCGTGCGGCGGCTGCCGGGCACCCGTGCGGACCACCCGCCGAAGCTCGACGTCGCCGAGATGGCGCTGTCCGTCGCCGCGCTCACCACCTTGTTGCTGCCGCTGCTCGAGGGACGCCGGCTCGGCTGGCCGAGCTGGACGTGGGCGTGCCTCGCAGCGTCCGTCCTGTGCACCGCGCTGCTGGTCGTCCGCTGCCGGGTCCTGCTGCGCCGCGCTGACGACCCGATGCTCGGTGCGGTGCTGCGCGGCTCGCCGGCCGTCCGGAACGGCTTGATCATGCAGGTCGCACTCTTCCTCGGGATGGCGTCCTACTTCCTGGTCCTCGCGGTGTACCTGCAGGGCGGGCGCGGCCTGAGCGCGCTGGGATCGGGCGCGATGTTCACCTTCCTCGCCGTTGCCTACCTGGTCGGCACGGCGCAGGCGGAGCGGCTGGTCGCCCGGTTCGGACGTCGTGCGGTCGCAGTGGGAGCCGCAACGAGCCTGCTCGGACACCTGGCGACGGCGTTCGTGGTGGTCGACCTCCCGGCGGCCGGGGTCCTCTGGCTGGCACCCGGGCTGGTTCTGACGGGGCTGGGGATGGGCGTGTCCCTGACCAGCCAGATCGCCGCGATCATGTCGTCGGTGCAGCCGGCCGAGGCGGGTTCGCTGTCGGGCACGTTGTCCGCGGTGCAGCAGGTCGGCAACACCGTCGGAGTCGCGCTGATCGGCATCGTCTTCTTCGGTGCCATGGACCGCGGGCCGCGGGTCGCGCTCGAACACGGCCTGGCTTACCTGGTCGCGGTCACCGCGTTGCTCGGTCTCCTCGCGATGTTGCCGGCCCAGATACGGCGGCGCTGA
- a CDS encoding MerR family transcriptional regulator gives MTELLSIGDFSRMTFLSVKALRHYHDVGLLEPARIDPHSGYRYYVPGQVADAQLIRRLRDLDMSVDAVRKVVTAPDPAARDVIIAEHLDRMTEQLRRTQETVDSLRRILQDEQQELAVETIHEPTVHALVVREHVTGDTAMAWWIDTFTQLHRSLRVGRGRRTGPDGVIFPTEYFTEGAAELVAYVPVDAHTRGAEQVPGGDFAVTTYDGPFIDLDRAYGVLGQSVTERAMSGDGPVRERYLPRGDEKDLIDHTTIVWWPVTTRS, from the coding sequence ATGACAGAGTTACTGAGCATCGGCGACTTCTCCCGGATGACGTTCCTCAGCGTCAAGGCGCTGCGGCACTACCACGACGTGGGGTTGCTGGAGCCCGCGCGGATCGACCCGCACTCGGGATACCGCTACTACGTGCCCGGGCAGGTCGCGGACGCGCAGCTCATCCGCCGGCTGCGGGACCTGGACATGTCGGTCGACGCGGTGCGCAAGGTGGTGACCGCGCCCGACCCGGCGGCACGTGATGTGATCATCGCCGAGCACCTGGACCGGATGACCGAGCAACTGCGCCGGACCCAGGAGACGGTCGACTCGCTGCGGCGCATCCTGCAGGACGAGCAGCAGGAGCTCGCGGTCGAGACGATCCACGAGCCCACGGTGCATGCGCTGGTCGTCCGTGAGCACGTGACCGGTGACACCGCGATGGCGTGGTGGATCGACACCTTCACGCAGCTGCACCGCAGTCTGCGAGTCGGTCGCGGCAGGCGCACCGGGCCGGACGGGGTGATCTTCCCGACCGAGTACTTCACCGAGGGAGCCGCCGAACTGGTCGCCTACGTCCCGGTCGACGCGCACACCCGCGGAGCCGAGCAGGTGCCGGGCGGGGACTTCGCCGTGACGACCTACGACGGGCCGTTCATCGACCTGGACCGGGCGTACGGCGTGCTCGGCCAGTCGGTGACGGAGCGGGCGATGTCCGGCGACGGGCCGGTGCGGGAGCGTTACCTCCCACGCGGTGACGAGAAGGACCTGATCGACCACACCACGATCGTGTGGT